Proteins from one Panicum virgatum strain AP13 chromosome 7K, P.virgatum_v5, whole genome shotgun sequence genomic window:
- the LOC120640659 gene encoding wall-associated receptor kinase 2-like — protein MLPHPHSSSSHASARLNSGQTSNTTMLLLHRLAVQLPWLVIVLAATLAAVAALAPPSSNCQRKCGDVDILYPFGIGPHDSPDHCSLPGFNLSCKDVGRGALRPFHNDVEVLDISLQQGFARMRMDMSTYCYNTSTKKMGYRRWSLNLTGTPYRFSETANLFTVIGCRTLAYIGDENNVGRYMSGCVSMCRRGDVTTLADGSCSGIGCCQTAIPKGLQYYQVRFDEGFNTSEIYKTSPCSYAALVEASNFTFYKSYATSSAFYDTYSGQPPLIVDWAIGNETCEVAQKKPESYACISSSSRCLNSDNGKGYVCNCTKGFQGNPYLVDGCKDVDECNNLEKYPCSVKGTCKNTKGGFQCICPPNYPKGNAYNGTCEKDQSIPLKVTIPIGVFACALVGLLIFLGLEWVKHKRRIIRQEYVRKMNECFQLNGGQLLMDMMKVESNKTFKLYNREEIELATNNFDKSSIIGEGGQGTVYIGQNLDTENNPVAIKICKGFDESRRMEFGKELLILSRVKHENIVQLLGCSLQFEAPVLVYEYVPNRTLNYLIHTQDDASIRTLEIRLKIAAEIAAALAYLHSLSHPVFHGDVKSVNILLGHDLSARVSDFGCSMIRSADENVQVVKGTMGYLDPEYLLNFELTDKSDVYSFGVVLLELITRRTALSKTKESLVSVFTEAVKESKLSELIDGEIASNENMDFVLQIAEIARQCLVMSGHQRPTMRQVAEELQRMAGPAPQGTRVFHGVISPLLSLGPSSNSASGDYISEDSTGYYTLRKKASMSIEFAR, from the exons ATGCTTCCTCATCCtcatagcagcagcagccatgcAAGTGCTCGCTTGAATTCAGGGCAGACATCTAACACAaccatgctgctgctgcatagATTAGCTGTGCAGCTACCATGGCTTGTCATAGTTCTTGCCGCGACACTCGCTGCCGTTGCAGCATTGGCGCCGCCTAGCAGCAACTGCCAGAGAAAATGCGGCGATGTCGATATCCTATATCCATTCGGCATTGGGCCTCACGACTCGCCGGATCACTGCTCCTTGCCCGGCTTCAACCTGAGCTGCAAGGACGTTGGCCGCGGAGCACTCAGGCCATTTCATAACGATGTGGAGGTTCTGGACATCTCGCTGCAGCAAGGCTTTGCCCGGATGAGGATGGACATGTCGACCTATTGCTACAACACCTCCACTAAGAAAATGGGCTACCGAAGATGGTCCCTGAACCTGACAGGTACGCCCTACAGATTCTCAGAGACCGCTAACTTGTTTACAGTCATTGGGTGCAGAACGCTAGCATACATTGGAGATGAGAACAACGTGGGCAGGTACATGAGCGGTTGTGTCTCCATGTGCCGGCGAGGCGATGTAACAACCCTGGCTGATGGCTCATGCTCCGGAATTGGCTGCTGCCAGACAGCAATCCCCAAGGGCTTGCAGTACTACCAAGTGAGGTTCGATGAAGGATTCAATacgtcggagatctacaaaaccAGCCCTTGCAGCTATGCGGCGCTTGTCGAGGCATCCAACTTCACATTCTACAAAAGCTACGCCACATCATCGGCGTTCTATGACACTTATTCGGGGCAGCCGCCGTTGATTGTGGACTGGGCTATCGGGAATGAAACTTGCGAAGTAGCCCAGAAAAAGCCTGAGTCATACGCatgcatcagcagcagcagtcggTGCTTGAATTCAGACAATGGAAAAGGCTACGTCTGCAACTGCACCAAAGGGTTCCAAGGGAATCCGTACCTTGTTGACGGATGCAAAG ATGTTGATGAATGTAACAATCTGGAGAAATACCCTTGCTCTGTGAAGGGAACATGCAAGAACACTAAAGGTGGATTTCAATGTATTTGCCCTCCGAATTACCCAAAAGGCAATGCGTATAATGGGACATGTGAGAAAGACCAGTCAATTCCCCTAAAAGTCACAATTCCAATAG GAGTGTTTGCATGTGCTTTGGTTGGTCTTTTAATTTTCCTCGGTCTAGAATGGGTCAAGCACAAACGACGAATAATAAGGCAAGAATACGTAAGGAAGATGAATGAATGCTTTCAGCTGAATGGAGGCCAATTGCTAATGGATATGATGAAAGTAGAGAGCAACAAAACATTTAAATTGTATAACCGAGAAGAAATTGAGTTAGCCACAAACAACTTTGACAAAAGCTCAATCATTGGTGAAGGTGGTCAGGGAACTGTTTATATAGGGCAAAATTTGGATACGGAAAATAATCCTGTTGCTATCAAGATCTGCAAGGGATTTGATGAGAGTAGGAGAATGGAATTTGGTAAGGAGCTTCTTATACTTTCTCGAGTCAAACACGAAAACATTGTCCAGCTTTTAGGTTGCAGTTTGCAATTTGAAGCTCCAGTTCTGGTGTATGAATACGTGCCAAACCGAACCCTAAACTATCTGATTCATACCCAAGATGATGCATCCATCAGAACTCTGGAGATCCGTCTTAAAATTGCCGCTGAGATCGCTGCAGCACTTGCATACCTGCATTCTCTTAGCCACCCAGTCTTTCATGGAGATGTCAAGTCCGTCAACATTCTCCTAGGccatgatctctctgcgagagttTCTGATTTTGGGTGCTCGATGATTAGGTCAGCTGATGAAAATGTTCAAGTAGTGAAGGGGACAATGGGCTACTTAGATCCGGAGTACTTATTGAACTTTGAGCTTACAGATAAGAGTGATGTTTACAGCTTTGGTGTTGTTCTTTTGGAGCTCATCACACGCAGGACAGCACTATCCAAAACAAAGGAAAGCCTCGTGTCTGTCTTCACGGAAGCAGTGAAGGAGAGTAAGCTTAGCGAGCTCATAGATGGGGAGATAGCCAGCAATGAAAACATGGATTTTGTACTTCAAATAGCTGAGATAGCACGTCAATGCTTGGTCATGTCTGGTCATCAAAGGCCAACGATGAGGCAGGTAGCGGAGGAACTCCAGAGAATGGCAGGTCCGGCTCCACAAGGCACTCGAGTGTTTCATGGTGTTATTAGTCCACTCTTGTCATTGGGACCGTCATCTAACAGTGCATCAGGTGACTATATTAGCGAAGACAGCACAGGTTACTACACCCTCCGGAAGAAAGCCTCGATGAGCATAGAGTTTGCAAGATGA